A single Candidatus Methylomirabilota bacterium DNA region contains:
- a CDS encoding ATP-binding protein, with the protein MLVRFFRTWWIGGSLIRQFAVVSLIVTCLTTAALVTLTFYNVRKDLLDWEWSLTANYIRKAARAYLTPADFESPSSPNAQRHFQQLYQQTILMPDIVRVKIYDDTMAVVWSDESRLIGQRFPDNPQLVGALAGRTMVNLEMGKKKGENVYERDNLPELVEVYVPIVFPGASRVIGVIETYKELDQVFMNIRRAQLTVATTALAGASLIYCSLFWVVRRASHRIEHQRQTLEQRTWELTAANEELRNVQVQLLQAERMAAIGAVVTAVAHGIRNPLANIRAAAQVALLDCREGGGSPLTAKNLVSVMSEVDRLGGRIKDLLQFVRPAERRSEPLDLNNVIRASLRMTAGRIASANIAVVEQLAPALPSIMGDAILLEQVFLGLISNAIEAIADGSRTITISSGISDDGAGGAQVFAEVHDTGCGIRPEEMSKIFELFYTTKPQGTGLGLALAKKFIEAHDGSIAVQSRPGGGSVFRVTFPVKPA; encoded by the coding sequence ATGCTCGTGCGGTTCTTCCGAACGTGGTGGATCGGCGGTTCGCTGATACGGCAGTTCGCCGTCGTCAGCCTGATCGTCACCTGCCTGACGACAGCCGCGCTGGTGACGTTGACCTTCTACAATGTGCGGAAAGACCTGCTCGATTGGGAGTGGAGTCTCACAGCAAACTACATCCGAAAAGCGGCCCGCGCTTACCTCACGCCGGCCGACTTCGAGTCACCGAGTAGCCCGAACGCTCAGCGACACTTCCAGCAACTCTACCAACAGACGATCCTGATGCCGGACATTGTCAGGGTGAAGATCTACGACGACACGATGGCCGTGGTGTGGTCCGATGAGTCGCGCTTGATTGGTCAGCGTTTCCCCGACAACCCGCAGCTGGTGGGAGCGCTGGCCGGGCGAACGATGGTCAATCTCGAGATGGGCAAAAAGAAGGGAGAGAATGTCTACGAGCGCGACAATTTGCCGGAGCTGGTCGAGGTGTACGTGCCGATCGTGTTCCCGGGGGCCTCCAGGGTGATCGGTGTCATCGAGACCTACAAGGAGCTTGACCAGGTTTTCATGAACATTCGCAGGGCGCAGCTCACCGTCGCCACCACCGCCCTCGCCGGCGCATCGCTGATCTACTGTTCGCTTTTCTGGGTCGTCCGTCGGGCCTCCCACCGGATCGAGCATCAACGCCAAACCCTCGAACAGCGGACGTGGGAGCTGACTGCCGCCAACGAGGAACTGCGGAACGTCCAGGTCCAGCTGCTCCAGGCCGAGCGGATGGCGGCGATTGGCGCGGTGGTCACCGCCGTCGCGCACGGTATCCGCAACCCGCTGGCCAACATCCGCGCCGCCGCCCAGGTCGCCCTCCTGGATTGCCGCGAGGGCGGGGGCTCGCCGCTGACGGCGAAGAATCTGGTCAGCGTCATGTCCGAGGTCGACCGGCTGGGGGGCAGAATCAAAGACCTGTTGCAATTCGTCCGGCCCGCTGAACGGCGGAGCGAGCCACTGGACCTGAACAACGTCATCCGCGCCAGTCTCCGGATGACGGCCGGACGCATTGCCTCCGCCAACATCGCGGTCGTTGAGCAGCTGGCCCCCGCGCTGCCCTCCATCATGGGAGACGCCATTCTGCTCGAGCAGGTCTTTCTGGGCCTGATCAGCAACGCCATCGAGGCCATTGCCGACGGCTCCCGGACCATCACCATCAGCAGCGGTATCAGCGACGACGGCGCCGGCGGCGCCCAGGTCTTTGCGGAAGTCCACGACACCGGTTGCGGTATCCGTCCCGAAGAGATGTCAAAGATCTTCGAGCTGTTCTACACGACCAAGCCGCAGGGGACCGGGCTGGGACTGGCTCTGGCCAAGAAGTTCATCGAGGCGCACGATGGCTCCATCGCCGTGCAGAGCCGTCCGGGTGGAGGCTCCGTGTTCCGGGTGACCTTTCCCGTCAAGCCCGCCTGA